Proteins from a single region of Sphingomonas morindae:
- a CDS encoding ShlB/FhaC/HecB family hemolysin secretion/activation protein, whose protein sequence is MPPQRASAQLAGPADRDAERILEQQQQQARDRAEQFEQSRRRPPHGDEARAPEPASPESGGCAAIREVRLAGGGRYPVDGFATVLAPLRGSCIGIGAIDAALRAITDRYVRDGFVTSRAVVGPQDLKSGILTIFLVEGRVGGVEASGEGKRYGRGELAAAFPVGRGDRLSLRALEQGVDQLARMAKGDPKIDIAPGDAPGTSRVLVHRQPLSRWIRPAILINNDGPASTGRWQTSASLDLDSPLGLADSWSFYYQGAASKDRTRRARAYGGFAALPRGWWTLTLSAGFSSYQSVLAGNGLRFATHGRTSSGSAAIDRMLFRDARNKLSLSLGLSLLDTRNFVQGIALRTSSYRVVSAAADLRWQRRLAKTQLSLAGGYDQGLGVLGAHSVDTGPGGATGRYHRLTFDAAVQSPFALGPTRLSNTVLLRGQWAFDAVFPATRFSLGGSATVRGFRDDGISGRSGAAIREQLGFGIVDLAKAQPALATSVSGYFAYDLGAIVPAGGDPFERGLLQSGSAGLMIRGRHLQAELTLAVPVTAPAWVRHPRALFSSSIRILL, encoded by the coding sequence GTGCCGCCGCAGCGGGCCTCGGCGCAATTGGCCGGCCCGGCCGACCGGGACGCCGAGCGCATCCTCGAGCAGCAGCAGCAACAGGCGCGCGACCGCGCCGAGCAGTTCGAGCAGTCGCGGCGGCGGCCGCCGCATGGGGACGAGGCGCGGGCGCCGGAGCCCGCTTCGCCCGAAAGCGGAGGATGCGCCGCCATCCGCGAGGTGCGCCTGGCCGGGGGCGGCCGCTATCCGGTGGATGGCTTCGCCACGGTGCTCGCGCCGCTTCGGGGCTCCTGCATCGGCATCGGGGCGATCGACGCCGCCCTGCGGGCCATCACCGACCGCTATGTGCGCGACGGCTTCGTCACCAGCCGCGCGGTGGTCGGCCCGCAGGATCTGAAATCGGGCATCCTGACGATCTTCTTGGTCGAGGGCCGTGTCGGCGGGGTGGAGGCTTCAGGCGAGGGCAAGCGCTATGGCAGGGGCGAGCTTGCGGCGGCCTTCCCGGTCGGTCGTGGCGATCGCCTCAGCCTGCGCGCGCTGGAGCAAGGTGTCGACCAGCTGGCGCGGATGGCCAAGGGCGATCCGAAGATCGACATCGCGCCGGGCGACGCGCCGGGCACCAGCCGGGTGCTGGTGCATCGCCAGCCGCTGTCCCGCTGGATCCGTCCGGCCATCCTGATCAACAATGATGGCCCGGCGAGCACCGGGCGCTGGCAGACGAGCGCGAGCCTGGATCTGGATTCGCCGCTCGGCCTCGCCGACAGCTGGTCCTTCTATTATCAGGGCGCCGCGAGCAAGGATCGCACGCGGCGCGCCCGCGCCTATGGCGGCTTCGCCGCTCTGCCGCGCGGATGGTGGACGCTCACGCTGTCCGCGGGCTTTTCCTCCTATCAGTCGGTGCTGGCCGGCAACGGGCTGCGCTTCGCGACCCATGGCCGCACCTCTAGCGGATCGGCGGCGATCGACCGCATGCTGTTCCGCGACGCGCGCAACAAGCTGTCGCTTTCCCTGGGTCTGTCGCTGCTCGACACCCGCAATTTCGTGCAGGGGATCGCGCTGCGGACGAGCAGCTACCGCGTCGTTTCGGCGGCCGCCGATCTGCGCTGGCAGCGGCGGCTGGCGAAGACGCAACTCAGCCTCGCCGGCGGCTATGATCAGGGCCTGGGCGTGCTTGGCGCGCACAGCGTCGACACCGGGCCGGGCGGCGCGACCGGACGCTACCACCGGCTGACATTCGACGCGGCGGTGCAATCGCCCTTCGCCCTTGGCCCGACGAGGCTCAGCAACACCGTGCTGCTGCGCGGCCAATGGGCCTTCGACGCTGTGTTTCCGGCCACCCGCTTCAGCCTGGGCGGCAGCGCCACGGTGCGCGGCTTCCGCGACGATGGCATTTCCGGGCGAAGCGGCGCGGCGATCCGCGAGCAGCTCGGCTTCGGCATTGTCGATCTCGCCAAGGCGCAGCCGGCGCTCGCGACCAGCGTGTCGGGCTATTTCGCCTATGATCTCGGCGCGATCGTGCCGGCCGGGGGCGATCCGTTCGAGCGCGGCCTGCTCCAGTCCGGGAGCGCCGGACTGATGATCCGCGGCCGCCATCTCCAGGCCGAACTCACCCTGGCCGTTCCGGTCACCGCGCCCGCCTGGGTGCGCCATCCCCGGGCCTTGTTCAGCTCCAGCATCAGGATTCTGCTGTAA
- a CDS encoding ion channel — protein MIEQILGAALTLLFLADIFLTILYARAGTGLLAPRWDRAVWAALRALAKRAGRHRGTLLSFAGPLIVVSLIGFWSLGLTLGAALVVQPELGTAIRPSSGTASTDFVTALLVAGNSLSIVGGGDYAPHSMGTRLLFLMNSLIGASVLSLVLSYLVQVYSGLRERNALALTIDLMTDGTGDAAVMLARLMPGGTMDDATSELANLARALAATKEAHHFYPLLFYFRFEAPRYAVSRFSFVLLDLVTLIDTALDRHRYASLRASAALRSVAQGAKLLLETLDANFPTIRAAPEDAADNWRLRQSFVAATRTLGSAGILVDADAVDAYCAERRRWEPRIRRVAPTLGYDMGEVDRRSAEAPVA, from the coding sequence ATGATCGAGCAGATCCTCGGAGCGGCGCTGACCCTGCTGTTCCTCGCCGACATCTTTCTGACCATACTCTATGCCCGGGCGGGCACCGGACTGCTCGCCCCCCGCTGGGATCGCGCGGTCTGGGCGGCGCTTCGTGCGCTGGCGAAGCGCGCGGGGAGGCACCGGGGCACTTTATTGTCCTTTGCCGGACCGCTGATCGTCGTGTCGCTCATCGGCTTCTGGTCGCTGGGGCTGACGCTCGGCGCGGCGCTGGTCGTCCAGCCGGAACTCGGCACCGCGATCCGCCCGTCCAGCGGCACTGCGTCGACCGACTTCGTCACGGCGCTGCTGGTGGCGGGCAACAGCCTGTCGATCGTCGGCGGCGGCGACTATGCCCCGCACAGCATGGGGACGCGCCTGTTGTTCCTGATGAACTCGCTGATCGGCGCGTCGGTGCTGTCGCTGGTGCTGAGCTATCTCGTTCAGGTCTATTCGGGACTGCGCGAGCGCAACGCGCTGGCGCTGACGATCGACCTGATGACCGACGGCACCGGCGACGCGGCGGTGATGCTGGCCCGGCTGATGCCCGGCGGCACGATGGACGATGCGACGAGCGAACTGGCCAATCTCGCCCGCGCGCTCGCGGCGACCAAGGAAGCGCACCATTTCTATCCGCTGCTGTTCTATTTCCGCTTCGAGGCGCCGCGCTATGCGGTGTCGCGCTTCAGCTTCGTGCTGCTCGACCTGGTCACGCTGATCGACACCGCGCTCGATCGCCACCGCTATGCCAGCCTGCGGGCCTCGGCCGCGCTGCGCTCGGTGGCGCAGGGCGCGAAGCTGCTGCTCGAGACGCTGGACGCCAATTTCCCGACGATAAGGGCTGCGCCCGAGGACGCCGCCGACAATTGGCGGCTGCGGCAGAGCTTCGTCGCCGCGACGCGGACGCTCGGGAGTGCCGGTATCCTCGTCGATGCCGACGCGGTCGATGCCTATTGTGCCGAGCGGCGCCGCTGGGAGCCCCGCATCCGGCGGGTGGCGCCGACGCTCGGCTATGACATGGGCGAGGTCGATCGGCGATCCGCCGAGGCGCCGGTCGCGTGA
- a CDS encoding zinc-dependent alcohol dehydrogenase — MRALCWNGVNDLRVETVADPEILNPSDVILKVRLSTTCGSDLHLIDGLIPTMREGDVLGHEFMGEIVEVGRGVTKVKRGDRVVVPSFIACGQCWYCQHDLYSLCDTSHPKPELQEPLLGYPTAGIYAYAHAFGGYAGSHAEYVRVPFADTDCFLVPDGLADEDALFISDAAPTGFMGADFCNIQRGDVIAVWGCGGVGLMAQQSAMILGAERVIAIDRYPERLAQAAAFGATPLDFTQVDVLDALKELTGGRGPDACIDAVGMEASGTGLQHAYDRVKQALYLETDRGTALRQAMLAVRKGGTLSILGVYGLMDKFPLGVLMNKGVTVRTAQQHGQAYVPRLLEHALRGELTPAALATHRFPLEESAKGYHMFKHKEDGCLRAVFMP; from the coding sequence ATGCGCGCACTCTGCTGGAACGGCGTCAACGACCTTCGCGTCGAAACGGTGGCCGACCCCGAAATCCTCAACCCGAGCGACGTCATCCTCAAGGTCCGCCTCTCCACCACCTGCGGTTCGGACCTGCACCTGATCGACGGCCTTATTCCCACCATGCGCGAAGGAGACGTGCTGGGCCATGAATTCATGGGCGAGATCGTCGAGGTCGGGCGCGGGGTGACCAAGGTGAAGCGGGGCGATCGCGTCGTCGTGCCGTCCTTCATCGCCTGCGGGCAATGCTGGTATTGCCAGCACGATCTCTATTCGCTGTGCGACACCAGCCACCCCAAGCCCGAACTGCAGGAGCCGCTGCTCGGCTACCCGACCGCCGGCATCTACGCCTATGCGCATGCCTTTGGCGGCTATGCCGGCAGCCACGCCGAATATGTCCGCGTGCCCTTCGCCGATACCGACTGTTTCCTCGTGCCCGATGGCCTGGCCGATGAGGACGCGCTGTTCATCTCCGATGCCGCGCCGACCGGGTTCATGGGCGCGGACTTCTGCAATATCCAGCGCGGCGACGTGATCGCGGTGTGGGGTTGCGGCGGGGTCGGCCTGATGGCGCAGCAGAGCGCGATGATCCTCGGCGCCGAGCGCGTGATCGCGATTGATCGCTATCCCGAACGGCTCGCCCAGGCGGCGGCGTTCGGCGCCACGCCGCTCGACTTCACCCAGGTGGACGTGCTCGACGCGCTGAAGGAACTCACGGGCGGCCGCGGCCCCGATGCGTGCATCGACGCGGTGGGCATGGAGGCGAGCGGCACCGGGCTGCAGCATGCCTATGACCGGGTGAAGCAGGCGCTCTATCTGGAAACCGATCGCGGCACTGCGCTCCGCCAGGCGATGCTCGCGGTGCGCAAGGGCGGCACGCTCTCGATCCTCGGCGTCTATGGGCTGATGGACAAATTCCCGCTCGGGGTGCTGATGAACAAGGGCGTCACCGTGCGCACGGCGCAGCAGCACGGCCAGGCCTATGTGCCGCGCCTGCTCGAACATGCGCTGCGCGGCGAACTTACCCCCGCCGCGCTCGCCACCCATCGCTTCCCGCTCGAGGAGAGCGCCAAGGGCTATCACATGTTCAAGCACAAGGAGGATGGCTGCCTCCGTGCCGTCTTCATGCCTTGA
- a CDS encoding SRPBCC family protein gives MTAATAEKGLDAAAHAAVTIGRPAEALRTLWLDPETQAQIWTHFATVVPLDGRTADWRTHGPAGGDYRWRTEIADSGPDTIRWSSLDGADVPNTGDLSFRPAPGDRGTELHLNVRFDPPGGLLGDAVSKLFHIVPTEIVAHALYKFRALALTGEIPTTEPQPAARKGGADR, from the coding sequence ATGACCGCGGCGACCGCTGAGAAAGGGCTCGATGCCGCGGCGCACGCCGCCGTGACGATCGGCCGGCCCGCCGAGGCGCTGCGGACGCTCTGGCTCGATCCGGAGACGCAGGCGCAGATCTGGACGCATTTCGCCACGGTTGTCCCGCTCGACGGCCGGACCGCCGACTGGCGCACCCATGGCCCGGCGGGCGGCGACTATCGGTGGCGCACCGAAATCGCGGACAGCGGCCCGGACACGATCCGCTGGTCCTCGCTGGACGGCGCCGATGTGCCGAACACCGGTGACCTGTCCTTCCGTCCCGCGCCCGGCGATCGCGGCACCGAGCTGCATCTGAACGTGCGGTTCGACCCGCCGGGCGGCCTGCTCGGCGATGCGGTGAGCAAGCTGTTCCACATCGTCCCGACCGAGATCGTGGCGCACGCGCTCTACAAGTTCCGCGCGCTGGCGCTCACCGGCGAGATCCCCACCACCGAACCTCAGCCCGCCGCCCGCAAGGGCGGGGCCGATCGCTAG
- a CDS encoding zinc-dependent alcohol dehydrogenase: MKALVWHGKEDIRYDTVSDPAIEHPRDAIIKVTSCAICGSDLHLFHNLVPAMLPGDIMGHESMGEVVEVGSGAKSALKKGDRVVIPFTIQCGECDQCRRGNFSVCERTNRKKDLGDKAFGHATAGLFGYTHLTGGYPGGQAEYLRVPFADTTHIKVPDGIDDEKLLFLSDILPTGWQAAVQADIQPGDTVAIWGCGPVGQMAIRSAILLGAEQVVAIDHLPERLSMAAAAGAITLNFEEESVVERLNALTDGKGPHKCIDAVGTESHVNFGQPDTLLDRAKQMLMAENDRPHVLREMIYVCRPGGVISIIGVYLGLVDKIPMGQAMNKGLTFRMAQAHVPRWTGDLLRRIEDGQIDPSFVITHKVDLSRGPEMYATFRDKADGCVKVMLQP, translated from the coding sequence ATGAAAGCCCTGGTTTGGCACGGCAAGGAGGATATCCGGTATGACACGGTGTCCGACCCTGCGATCGAACATCCGCGCGACGCCATAATAAAGGTTACGAGCTGCGCGATTTGCGGCTCGGATCTGCATCTCTTCCACAATCTCGTGCCCGCGATGCTGCCCGGCGACATCATGGGCCATGAGTCGATGGGCGAGGTGGTTGAGGTCGGCAGCGGCGCGAAATCCGCGTTGAAGAAGGGCGACCGCGTCGTCATCCCCTTCACCATCCAGTGCGGCGAATGCGACCAGTGCCGCCGCGGCAACTTCTCGGTATGCGAGCGGACGAACCGCAAGAAAGATCTGGGCGACAAGGCGTTCGGCCATGCGACCGCGGGGCTGTTCGGCTATACCCATCTGACCGGAGGCTATCCGGGCGGCCAGGCCGAATATCTGCGCGTGCCCTTCGCCGACACCACGCACATCAAGGTGCCCGACGGCATCGACGACGAGAAGCTGCTCTTCCTCTCGGACATCCTGCCGACCGGCTGGCAGGCGGCGGTGCAGGCCGACATCCAGCCGGGCGACACGGTCGCGATATGGGGCTGCGGGCCGGTGGGGCAGATGGCGATCCGCTCGGCGATCCTGCTCGGCGCCGAACAGGTGGTGGCGATCGATCACCTGCCCGAGCGCCTGTCGATGGCGGCCGCCGCCGGGGCGATCACCCTCAATTTCGAGGAGGAGAGCGTCGTCGAGCGGCTGAACGCTCTCACCGACGGCAAGGGGCCGCACAAATGCATCGACGCGGTCGGCACCGAAAGCCATGTCAATTTCGGCCAGCCCGATACGCTGCTCGATCGCGCCAAGCAGATGCTGATGGCCGAGAATGACCGGCCGCACGTGCTGCGCGAGATGATCTATGTCTGCCGCCCCGGCGGCGTCATCTCGATCATCGGCGTCTATCTGGGCCTGGTCGACAAGATCCCAATGGGCCAGGCGATGAACAAGGGGCTCACCTTCCGCATGGCGCAGGCGCATGTGCCGCGCTGGACGGGCGACCTGCTGCGGCGGATCGAGGATGGGCAGATCGATCCCTCCTTCGTGATCACCCACAAGGTCGATCTCTCCCGCGGTCCCGAGATGTACGCCACCTTCCGCGACAAAGCGGACGGCTGTGTCAAAGTCATGCTCCAGCCCTGA
- a CDS encoding PAS domain S-box protein: protein MERDKPPPALALKDREPAFAAEEALAHHARFLEANLSAIPDYVYAFDRERRFAYANPAMLALFGLTAETMLGKTFAELDYPQDLATVLNGHIDQILAEGVTVQNEVFFRSPTGQAAYFAYLWGPVRNRAGEVELVVGVSRDTSERRAFEESLRTSEARLRAATELVGIGIYAWDPASGALEWDDRLRAMWGLPPGTPVDSAMFEAGIHPEDRARVQDAIARCVDPAGDGSYSIEYRVIGRDDGVIRHIATSGRTSFAGGKAVGFIGAAVDMTQQRAAEAAIRASEARFRGFADNSTNLIWIGDPAAGIITYRSAAYSRIWGVPCEAGPTDLATWMQDVHPEDRQQVDHALARVAAGEVVQFEYRLLRPRDGAVRRLRDTSFPIIDGAGAVTQIGGITEDLTRDEVRHVYVVNGKPAEARALAGWVRGLGYRAQSFASAAAFLDLAPALAPGCVLLDLRRKREEALSVPRELRARAITLPTIALDIAHADIGCAVAAMKAGTVDYILVGDEAALETALAEAIAACQGAARAAAPDDGAAARIARLTPRESEVLRGLVDGGTNKTIAQRLGISPRTVELHRAQLLHRLDAGSLTELLQLALAAGVAPSAGYPRKPA from the coding sequence GTGGAGCGCGATAAACCACCACCGGCGCTCGCACTGAAGGATCGGGAGCCGGCGTTCGCGGCGGAAGAGGCGCTTGCGCACCATGCCCGCTTCCTCGAGGCCAATCTCTCCGCCATCCCCGACTATGTCTATGCGTTCGATCGCGAGCGGCGGTTCGCCTATGCCAATCCGGCGATGCTGGCGCTGTTCGGCCTCACGGCCGAGACGATGCTGGGAAAGACCTTCGCGGAACTCGATTATCCGCAGGATCTGGCGACAGTGCTCAACGGGCATATCGATCAGATTCTCGCCGAAGGCGTGACCGTCCAGAACGAAGTCTTCTTCCGCAGCCCGACCGGCCAGGCCGCCTATTTCGCCTATCTCTGGGGGCCGGTGCGCAACCGCGCGGGCGAGGTCGAGCTGGTGGTCGGGGTCTCGCGGGATACCAGCGAGCGCCGCGCCTTCGAGGAGTCGCTGCGGACCAGCGAGGCACGTCTGCGCGCCGCGACCGAGCTGGTCGGCATCGGCATCTATGCCTGGGACCCGGCGAGCGGCGCGCTCGAATGGGACGATCGTCTCCGCGCCATGTGGGGCCTCCCGCCCGGAACGCCGGTCGACAGCGCGATGTTCGAGGCAGGCATCCATCCCGAGGATCGCGCGCGCGTGCAGGACGCGATCGCGCGCTGCGTCGACCCCGCCGGCGATGGCAGCTATTCGATCGAATATCGCGTGATCGGGCGCGACGATGGCGTGATACGCCATATCGCCACCTCGGGGCGGACAAGCTTCGCCGGCGGCAAGGCGGTCGGCTTCATCGGCGCGGCGGTGGATATGACGCAGCAGCGCGCCGCCGAAGCGGCGATCCGCGCGAGCGAAGCGCGGTTCCGCGGTTTCGCCGACAACAGCACCAACCTGATCTGGATCGGCGATCCCGCCGCCGGGATCATCACCTATCGCAGCGCCGCCTATTCCCGGATCTGGGGCGTGCCGTGCGAGGCGGGACCGACGGATCTCGCCACCTGGATGCAGGACGTGCACCCCGAGGATCGCCAGCAGGTCGATCATGCGCTCGCCAGGGTGGCGGCGGGCGAGGTCGTGCAGTTCGAATATCGCCTGCTCCGGCCGCGCGACGGGGCGGTGCGCCGGCTGCGCGATACCAGCTTTCCCATCATCGACGGCGCGGGCGCGGTGACCCAGATCGGCGGAATCACCGAGGATCTGACCCGCGATGAGGTGCGCCATGTCTATGTCGTCAACGGCAAGCCGGCCGAAGCGCGCGCGCTGGCCGGCTGGGTGCGCGGGCTTGGCTATCGCGCGCAGAGCTTCGCCAGCGCGGCCGCCTTTCTGGACCTGGCGCCCGCGCTTGCCCCCGGATGCGTGCTGCTGGATCTGCGCCGCAAGCGCGAGGAGGCGCTTTCGGTGCCCCGCGAATTGCGCGCGCGCGCGATCACCCTGCCGACGATCGCGCTCGACATCGCGCACGCCGATATCGGCTGTGCCGTCGCCGCGATGAAGGCGGGCACGGTCGATTACATCCTTGTCGGAGACGAAGCCGCGCTCGAGACCGCCTTGGCCGAGGCGATCGCCGCCTGCCAGGGCGCGGCGCGCGCCGCCGCCCCCGATGATGGCGCGGCGGCGCGGATCGCGCGGCTGACGCCGCGAGAAAGCGAGGTGCTGCGCGGGCTGGTCGACGGAGGAACGAACAAGACGATCGCGCAAAGGCTCGGCATCAGCCCGCGCACGGTCGAACTGCATCGCGCGCAACTGTTGCACCGCCTCGACGCGGGCAGCCTCACCGAGCTCCTGCAGCTCGCGCTGGCCGCCGGTGTGGCGCCGTCTGCGGGATACCCGCGGAAGCCGGCGTGA
- a CDS encoding oxidoreductase: MTGTSRKTFLITGVSSGLGRAFAQGALEAGHRVIGTVRRPDDAQALAALAPDRAHVLQLDVTDYPAIPAAVADAESRAGPIDVLVNNAGYGHEGVLEESSMDDLQRQFAANVFGPVAMMKAVLPGMRARRRGHIVNVTSMGGFITMPGISFYCGSKFALEGISEALGKEVRGFGIRVTALAPGQFRTDWAGRSMDRTPRSIADYDAVMDPLRAARQAKSGNQPGDPSKAARALLALVEAENPPTRLFLGADALALVDQKLDAIRAERDAWDALSRSTNFER; this comes from the coding sequence ATGACCGGCACCTCGCGCAAAACCTTCCTCATCACCGGCGTCAGCTCGGGCCTCGGGCGCGCCTTCGCGCAGGGCGCGTTGGAGGCCGGGCACCGCGTCATCGGCACCGTGCGGCGGCCCGACGATGCGCAGGCCTTGGCCGCTTTGGCGCCCGACCGCGCGCACGTGCTCCAGCTCGACGTGACGGACTATCCGGCGATCCCGGCGGCCGTGGCGGACGCGGAGAGCCGCGCGGGTCCGATCGACGTGCTCGTGAACAATGCCGGCTATGGTCATGAAGGCGTGCTGGAAGAATCCTCGATGGACGATCTTCAGCGCCAATTCGCCGCCAATGTCTTCGGCCCGGTGGCGATGATGAAGGCGGTGTTGCCCGGCATGCGCGCGCGGCGGCGCGGCCACATCGTCAACGTCACCTCGATGGGCGGCTTCATCACCATGCCCGGGATCAGCTTCTATTGCGGGAGCAAGTTCGCGCTGGAGGGGATTTCCGAGGCGCTCGGCAAGGAGGTACGCGGCTTCGGGATCCGCGTCACCGCGCTCGCGCCCGGCCAGTTCCGAACCGATTGGGCGGGGCGCTCGATGGATCGCACCCCCCGCAGCATCGCCGATTATGACGCGGTAATGGACCCGCTGCGCGCGGCCCGGCAGGCCAAGAGCGGCAACCAGCCCGGCGATCCGTCCAAGGCCGCGCGCGCGCTCCTCGCCCTTGTCGAAGCCGAAAACCCGCCGACCCGGCTTTTCCTCGGCGCCGATGCGCTGGCCCTGGTCGATCAGAAGCTCGACGCGATCAGGGCGGAGCGCGATGCCTGGGATGCGCTTTCAAGGTCCACCAACTTCGAGCGCTGA
- a CDS encoding TetR/AcrR family transcriptional regulator encodes MTSGKPGGASGERGEPVRQRVLDAAERLLRSGKAEFSMRDLAAEAGVSFATPFNQFGSKAGIMHALSARRIETMSARLAAAPRPADARRRLRLAVETAVAVMLEEPDVNRAVMGSIGAAGPAPATALARSAAYWALALANDGAEAPRRPEESDLPRLLAFAFRGALSFWSAGELSDAALGPAAVAIADRLALGFTGR; translated from the coding sequence ATGACGTCCGGCAAGCCCGGTGGCGCGTCCGGCGAACGGGGCGAGCCCGTTCGTCAGCGGGTGCTCGATGCGGCGGAACGGCTGCTGCGCAGCGGCAAGGCCGAATTCTCGATGCGCGATCTCGCCGCCGAGGCGGGCGTAAGCTTCGCGACCCCCTTCAATCAGTTCGGCAGCAAGGCCGGGATCATGCACGCTCTCTCCGCCCGACGGATCGAGACCATGTCGGCGCGCCTGGCCGCCGCGCCGCGCCCGGCGGACGCGCGCCGCCGCCTGCGGCTGGCGGTCGAAACGGCGGTGGCGGTCATGCTGGAGGAGCCCGACGTCAACCGAGCGGTGATGGGATCGATCGGGGCTGCCGGGCCGGCTCCAGCCACGGCCCTGGCGCGGTCCGCCGCCTATTGGGCCTTGGCCTTGGCAAACGATGGCGCCGAAGCCCCGCGCCGGCCTGAAGAAAGCGACTTGCCCCGGCTGCTCGCGTTCGCCTTTCGCGGCGCCTTGTCCTTCTGGTCGGCCGGCGAGCTTTCGGACGCGGCGCTCGGCCCCGCGGCGGTCGCGATCGCGGACCGGCTGGCGCTCGGCTTTACGGGGCGGTAG